The Amycolatopsis coloradensis sequence CAGTCCGCGCTGACCACCCAGCAGGGTGTCCGCGTCGATCACACGAACGACTCCCTGACCGCGGGAGCCCGGGGACCGACGTTGCTGGAGGACTTCCACGCGCGAGAGAAGATCACCCATTTCGACCACGAGCGCATCCCCGAACGGGTCGTGCACGCGCGCGGCGCGGGCGCCTATGGCTTCTTCGAAGCCTACGACGACGCGCTGGCCGACTACACGGTCGCCGAATTCCTCACCAGCGGCGAGAAGATCCCCGTGTTCGTGCGGTTCTCCACCGTCGCGGGGTCGCGGGGCTCGGCCGACACCGTGCGTGACGTCCGCGGCTTCGCGACCAAGTTCTACACCCGTCAGGGCAATTACGACCTCGTGGGCAACAACATGCCGGTGTTCTTCATCCAGGACGGCATCAAGTTCCCCGACTTCGTGCACGCGGTCAAACCCGAACCGCGCAACGAGATCCCGCAGGCACAGTCGGCGCACGACACGTTCTGGGACTTCGTGTCGCTTCAACCGGAGAGCCTGCACATGGTGCTCTGGCTGATGTCCGATCGCGCGCTGCCGCGCAGCTACCGGATGATGCAGGGCTTCGGCGTCCACACGTTCCGGCTCGTCAACGCCGACGGCAAGGGCACCTTCGTGAAGTTCCACTGGAAGCCCGTGCTCGGCACGCATTCCCTGGTGTGGGACGAATGCCAGAAGATCGCGGGCAAGGACCCCGACTTCAACCGGCGCGACCTGTGGGACGCCATCGAGGCCGGGCAGTACCCGGAATGGGAGCTGGGCGTCCAGCTGGTGGACGAGGACTCCGAACACGACTTCGACTTCGATCTGCTGGACGCGACGAAGATCATCCCCGAGGAGCAGGTGCCGGTGCGGCCGGTCGGGCGGATGGTCCTGGACCGCAACCCCGACGACTTCTTCGCCGAGACCGAGCAGATCGCCTTCCACACCGCCAACGTGGTACCCGGCATCGACTTCACCAACGATCCGCTGTTGCAGGCACGGAACTTCTCGTACCTCGACACGCAGCTGATCCGGCTCGGCGGCCCCAACTTCTCCCAGCTCCCGGTGAACCGGCCGATCGCCCCGGTGCACACGAACCAGCGCGACGGTCACGGGCAGCAGAGTATCCACAAAGGACGGACGAGCTACTTCCCGAACTCGCTCGGCGGTGGCTGCCCGGCGATCGCCGATTCCGGCGTCTTCCGGCACTACACCGAAGCCGTGGCCGGCCACAAGATCCGGGAACGCAGCGAGAGCTTCAAGGACTTCTACAGTCAGGCGACGCTGTTCTGGAACAGCATGTCCCCGGTCGAACGCGAGCATATCGTCGCCGCGTTCCGGTTCGAACTCGGCAAGGTCGAGGACCGGGAGGTCCGGGCGCGGACCGTCGCCGAACTCAACAACGTCGACCACGACCTGGCGGCCCGGGTGGCCGAGGGGATCGGCGTGAGCGTGCCCGCCGCTCCGGCCATGCCACACCATGACCGCTCCTCCCGCGCGCTTTCCCAGCTCAACCAGCCCTCCGTCGCCCCGGCCAGCCGGAAGGTCGCGGTGCTGGCCGCCGACGGGGTGGATACGATCGGCGTCGGCCGCCTGGTCGAGGCGCTGACCGAGCAGGGCGCGATCGCTGAGGTCCTCGCGCCGACCGAAGCCGAACTCCGGCCAGGCGGTGAAGGAGGCCCGCTGCGGCCGGACAGGCAGCTCAACACCATGGCTTCGGTGCTCTACGACGCCGTCGCCGTCCCGTGTGGCCCGGGCGCGATCAACATCCTCGAACGCGACGGGTACGCCGTGCATTTCGTCGCCGAGGCGTACAAGCACGGCAAACCGGTGGCCGCCTTCGGTTCGGGTGTGGACCTGCTGCGCCGCGCCGGGGTGACCTCGAAGCTGGCCGACGACACCGAAACCCTGATCGACCAGGGCGTGGTGACCACCACGGCGGCCGAGGCGACCCTGCCCGACGGCTTCTTCGCCTCGTTCCTCGCTCAACTGGGCGAACATCGGTCGTGGCTGCGGCAGACCGACGCGATCCCGGCGTGACCGGAGTTTGCGGCGGTGGCTCCCGGGTACCGGAAGAGGGTGAGCGACCTCGACTACACGATCGTGATTCCGACGACCGGCCGGGAGAATCTCCACACGCTCCTGGCCGGGATCGAAGCCGCCGGGGAACCCCGGCCCGCGCGGATCATCGTCGCCGACGACCGGCCCGGCGGCGATGATCTGCGGCTTCCCCCGTCCAGTACGGAAATCGAAGTGGTCCGCTCCGGCGGACGCGGTCCCGCCGCGGCCCGTAACGCGGGCTGGCGGCGCGCGGAGACCGAGTGGATCGCCTTTCTCGACGACGACGTGGTGATCGGCTCGGACTGGCCGCGGAAACTCGCCGAAGACCTCCTCCCCCTCGGGCCGGAGACGGCGGCGTCGCAGGCGCGGCTCGTCGTACCGCTGCCGCCGGACCGTCGTCCGACCGACGACGAACGCGGAACGGCCGGGCTGGAGACGGCCAGGTGGATCACCGCCGACATGGCCTACCGCCGGTCCGTGCTCGCCGAGGTCGGCGGATTCGACGAACGGTTTCCCCGTGCCTACCGGGAGGACTCGGATCTGGCCTTGCAGATCGCCAAGGTGAGTCACCTCATCGCACGGGGTGAACGCGTCACCGTCCATCCGCCCAAGCGATCGGGGCCGCTGGCCAGCCTCCGCGCCCAGCGGGGCAACGCCGACGACGCGCTCATGCGGCACAAGCACGGTGTCCTCTGGCGACAGCAGACCGGAGCCGGACACGGACGGCTCGAACGGCACGCGCTGGCCACCGTGAGCGCGGCGGGCGCCGTGGCGTTGTTCGCGCTGGGACACCGTAAGGCCGCCACCGCGGCGGCCGGAGTGTGGGCGGGGCTGACCGCCGAGTTCGCCGCGCGCCGGATCGCACCGGGGCCGCTCACCCCGGGCGAGGTGTCGCGGATGCTCCTGACCAGCGTCCTCATCCCGCCGGCGGCCTGCTATCACCGGCTGCGCGGGGAGCTGCGGCACCGGCTGGCCCGGCGGCCACAGGCTCTGCTGTTCGACCGGGACGACACCCTCATCGTCGACGTGCCCTACCTCGACGATCCCGGCGGCGTCCGTCCCGTGCCCGGCGCCAGGGAACTCCTGCACGGCATACGGGCGGCGGGGATCAGGATCGGCGTGGTCAGCAACCAGTCCGGGGTGGCGAAAGGGCTGATCACCCCGGATCGGCTGGCCGCCGTGAACGCCCGCGTCGAACAGGTCCTCGGCCCGTTCGGCACCTGGCAGGTCTGCGTGCACGACGACGGCGACGGCTGCGCCTGCCGCAAACCCGCGCCGGGCCTGGTTCGCCAGGCCGCGGAGGCGCTCGGCGTGGACGTCCGCCGCTGTGTGGTCATCGGCGACACCGGTGCCGACGTGGACGCCGCCCTCGCGGCCGGAGCCCGCGGGATCCTCATCCCGACCGCGCGGACCCTGCCGGAGGAGATCGCCCGCGCCCGTCGCCGGGCGACCGTCGCGCGGGACCTCGCCGAAGCCGTGCATCTGGCCGTCGCGGGTACTCGATGAACGTCCTGGTCGCGAGGATGGACAACCTCGGCGACGTCCTGCTGGCCGGTCCCTGCGTCCGCGCGGTCGCGGCCGGGGCGGAACGGGTGGTCCTGCTGACCGGGCCCCGGGGCCGTGCCGCGGGCGAACTACTGCCCGGAGTGGACGAGGTCATCAGCTGGTGCGCCCCGTGGATCGACCCCGAGCCTCCGCCCGTCACCCAAGAGGACACCGACGCGCTCGTCCGGCGCTTGCGCGGGTTCTCCTTCGACGCGGCCTTGATCTTGACGTCGTTCCACCAGTCCCCGCTCCCGCTGGCGCTACTGCTGAGGATGGCGGGCGTGCCGTGGATCGGCGCGGTCTGCGAGGACTACCCCGGATCGCTGCTGGATCTGCGGCATCGCGTTGCCGGTGATCCGCCGGAGCCGGTCCGGATGCTCTCCCTGGCCGAGGAAGCGGGATTCTCGTTGCCACCCGGCGACGACGGCGGTCTCGCGATCCGTGAACCGCTGCCACCCGTGGACGGGCTAGTCGGCGATGAGGGCTACGTGGTCTTCCATCCGGCCGCGTCGGTCCCGGCCAGGCAGCCGTCCGCCGAACGGTCGGCCGCGATCGTGCGGGCACTGTCGGACGCCGGGTACCACGTGGTCGTGACCGGGTCCCCGTCGGAAAGCACGCTGACCAAGGAAGTGGCCGGAGACGCGCTCGATCTGGGCGGCCGCACGGGACTGTCCGAACTGGCGGCCGTGCTCGCCGGGGCGGACGTCGTGGTGGCGCCGAACACCGGCCCCGCCCATCTCGCTGCCGCCGTCGGGACGCCGGTCGTCTCGCTGTTCTCGCCGGTCGTGCCGGCGTCGCGCTGGGCGCCGTACGGAGTGCCGTCCGAAGTGCTCGGCGACCAGCACGCGGCGTGCAGGGACAGCCGGGCCCGGGTCTGCCCCGTGCCCGGCCACCCGTGCCTGGACCGCCTCGCGCCCGAAGCCGTCGTCGACGCCGTGGCGCGCCTCAGCCGGGTGTCGTCTCGCCACCCAGCGCGGCGATGACCTCGCCGCTGTAGTACGACGAAAGCCGGTTGGACGCCAGGAAGACGTACGACGGCGCGAGGTCGTCGGGATGCGCCGCCCGCTCGAACGGGACCTGGAGGCCGAACTTCTCCACCTTCTCGGGCGGGAAGGTCGACGGGATCAGCGGTGTCCACACCGGACCGGGCGCGACACAGTTGATCCGAACGCCGCGATCGGCCAGTGCCTGCGCCATCGCGTACGTCCAGGCGTGCACGGCACCCTTGGTCGCGGAGTAGTCGATGAGCGATTTGTTGCCCCGCAAGCCGTTCACCGAGCCGGTGTTGATGATGACCGAGCCCTCACCCAGATGGGGCAACGCGGCGTTGGTCACCCGGAAGAAGCTGTGGATGTTCACGTCGAAGGTATGCGTCCACTGCTCGTCGGTGAGCTCCTCCGGAGAGTCGACCGGCCACTGCGTGGCGACGTTGTTGACCAGGATGTCCAGGCCGCCGAGCTCCTTCACGGTCCGGTCCACGATCTCGCGGCACTGCGCCGCCTCGGCGAGATCACCCGGCAGGAGGAGACACTCGCGCCCTTCAGCGCGTACGCGTTCCTCGGTGTACTTCGCGTCTTCGTGCTCGTTGAGGTAGGCGATCGCCACGTCGGCGCCCTCCTTCGCGAAGGCGATGGCGACCGCGCGGCCGATCCCGGAGTCACCGCCCGTGATCAACGCGCGCTTGCCTGCCAGCAGCTCGCGCCCCTCGTAGTCCTCCATGGAATCACGAGGCCGCGGGTCCATTTTCGACGTCACGCCCGGTGGTTCCTGCTGCTGCGGCGGCCGTAACCTGTCTGCCATCGGTTCCCTCCCGTCGGGTGCTTTCGCCGAGGGTTACCCGGATGGCCGCTTTCTCGAACATGCCCGCTCTCGTGCCCGACGGCGGTGTCACGAAAGCCACTTTCGCACCGTTGAAGGTTGCGAAAGTGGCTTCCGCATCACCCGCCGCCAAGCGCGGTCGAGTGTGCTTGCAGGGACGACATTCGTGATGGGACGGACGACACGCGTGATTGGATGGACGACACGCGTGTCCAGGCGGACGACTCGCTGCGGACCACGGCCGCGCGTCGTGTCGTCCCTCCAGTCACGCGTGTCGTCCCTCTGATCACGCGTGTCGTCCATCCAGTCACGCGAACCGGCCGTTCGGGGCCTTCACGGACTCGGTAATCGCCATGTTCGCCCCATGTGCATCAGTAGTAACAACGGCCGCGCGTGAAGGGGCCCTTCCCTCGGCTCACCTTCCCTAGTACATGAAGGCCTCCTTCCTTGCGCCTGGCGCAGTGAAGGAGGCCTTCATGTACTAGGCCGGGCAAAGACTGGTCCAGAGCCGGTCGGGTCTTGCGAGGCAGGTGCGATGGGCACTCGGCCACGCGGTCCGGAACCCTCAGTGCACCCGCCGGTCCTCCGCCGTCCCCCGGTACCGAATCGTCCACAGGCTCCGGCGGATGTACGTCCGCTGCAACCACCGGTCCCGCCCGTTGTGCCGCGCGAAGAACTGCGACCGCGCGTGCAGGCCCTTCCGGTTGTTGATCAGCAGCGCGGTCCCCGGCTCCAGCTTGACCTGGTGCGCGACCTCACGGCAGACCCGCTGCAACTCCTCCAGCGCCTGCTCCGCCTCGACGGTCTCCCCCACCACGCCGTTGGCCGAGATCGCCACTTCCGGGGATTCCGCCGGCCCGGAGATGACCGCCACGAGGTCGGAGAGCACGTCGGCCCCCTTGGCCACGTCACGCACGTAGCTGCCGGGCGCGTTGAGCCGGAAGAGCGGGCGGCGCAGGACGTCGAGCACCTCCGGGGCCAGGGCGGCCGAGATGTCCCTGCCGTCGGCGTAGTAGGTGACGGCTTCCTTGTTCCCGTCCTGGCGGACGCAGTTCAGCACCAGGAAGTCCGGATTGGACACGTCGTAGCGGCCGACCTCGTCGTGCACGATGTCGTTGTGGAAGTTCAGGAACACGTGCGAGCTCTGGTTGGTCTGGCTCCGCGCCCCCGCCGACACCGGGACGACGTCGTGCACAAGCCGCCCGCTCTTCTCGGTGGTGAACCCGACCGGCTCGCCGAGTAGCTGGCTCAGTCCCAAAAGGACGGTCTCGGCGACGAACGTCTTCTTGTCCTTGCTGGGTTCCCCGTCGATCGGCGTCTCGGGGAGCTCCGGGTCCACCGGCAGGTTGCGCACGAGCGCGACGCCGGGGGTGTCGACGTGCCTGCCGAAGTCCAGGATCGTCTGCAACTGGTCGATCGGCAGCTTCGCGAACGCGACCCGGAGCATCGCCAGCGAGCGGTCGATGTCGTCGACGGGGTTCGGGAAGGACCGCAGGTCGCTCCCGATGGTGTCCCGGACCTCGTCGGTGAGCGCGACCTCGGCGAAGGTGCTGACTAGGGTTTCCTGCTTGCTGGTCATGGTGTCCTATCTTTTTTCCGCCGCCGCTGGACCGGCGGTCTTGTCCGAGTCCTTTCCGGACTTCTTCCCGAACTTGGCGATGAAGGTGAGCGCGGGGGCGGTCGCGATCGTCGACACGAGCGTCATGATCACGAGCATCGCGAACACCGCCGGGCTGATCACCTTCAACTGGAGGCCGACGTTGAGCACCACCAGTTCCGTCAGTCCCCGGCAGTTCATGAGCGCCCCGAGTGACAGCGATTCGCGCCAGCCGACGCCGGTCAGCCGAGCCGCCGTGGTGCTGCCCGCCCATTTCCCGAACACCGCCACCGCCGTGATCACCACGGTCCACAGCCACAGCGATCCGGAGCCGAGCAGGCTGAACTCGGTGTGCAGCCCGGTGTAGGCGAAGAACAGCGGCAGCAGCAACGTCAGAGTCACGCTGCCGAGCTTCCCGGCCGCGCGGGTGACGACCGGATCGTTCCTCGGCGCGATCACCCCGAAGAGGAAGGCGCCGAAGATCGCGTGGATGCCGATCTCGTTGGTGGCCAGCGCCGAGAGCATGATCCCGCCGAGCAGGATGGCCAGCACCGCGGACTCCGGCACACGGGCGAGCGCCTTCGCCAGCAGCGGCCGGACGACGGAGAGCATGACCACGACGAACACCAGGGTCAGCCCGACGGTCAGGAAGACCTCGGACGGAGTTCCGCCCTGGCTGACGGCCACCACGACGGCCAGCAGGCACCACGCGGCGACGTCGTCGACGGCGGCGCAGGTGAGCGCCAGCGCCCCCAGCGGCGTCTTGGACAGGCCACGATCGGTCAGGATCCGCGCCAGTACCGGGAACGCGGTCACGCTCATGGAGACCGCGATGAACAGCCCGAAAGCGAGGAAGCCGACGTCACCGCCGAAGGTCGGGTACATGCCGAGCGCGAGCACGATGCCGCAGACCATCGGCAGCGCGATGCTGACCTGGCTGACCGTCACCGCGGTGAACCCGCGTGCGCGCACCGCGGCGAGATCGATCTCCGAACCGACCAGGTACATGAAGAAGATCAGGCCCAGCTGCGAAAGGATGTTGATCGCCGAGACCACCCCGCCGGGGAACAGCCAGCCGAACGCGCCGGGCCAGACGAGCCCGAACAGCGACGGTCCCAGCAGGATGCCGGCGACGATCTCACCGATCACCGCGGGCTGGCCGAGCCGCCGGGCCAGGACACCCGCCAGGTAGCAGGCGCCCAGAATCACCGGCAGCGCGACCAGCAGGCGGGCGTAGGTGTCGGGCCCGCCGCCCGCGGCTTTGGCGCCCGTGCTCGCGACGGGCGCGTAGGCCGACCCCAGGCCGAGCACCACGACGACGACCACCGCCGGAACCGCGATCAACGCCGTCCCGACGACGATCCGGCGCAGCGTGGTGCGCCCGCCCCGGTCCCGCACAGCCGAATCCATCGAGTTCTCCCTAACCGGCACGCAGTTCCAGCGTGCAGCACTTGACGCTGCCGCCCGCCTTGAGCAACTCGGACAGGTCGGCACCGATCGGTTCGAAGCCGTGCTCCCGCAGTTGCGCGGTCAGCTCGGTGGCCGCCTGCGGGAGCACGACGTGCTTGCCGTCGGAGACGGCGTTGAGGCCGAACACGGCGGCGTCGCTCTCGGAAGCCGAGATCGCGTCGGGGTACAGCTCCTTCAGCAACAGACGGCTTTCCTCGGAGAACGCGCCCGGGTAGTACATGACCGTGTCGTCGTCGAGGACGGCGAGCGCCGTGTCGAGGTGGTAGTACCGCGGGTCGATCAGCGTCAGCCGGGTCACCGGGCGGCCGAAGAACTCGCGCGATTCGTTGTGCGCCTCCGGGTTCGTACGGAACCCGGTCCCGGCGAGGATCGTGTTCCCGGCGACGAGGTAGTCGCCCTCCCCCTCGTTGACCCACTGCGCCTGCCGCACGTAGCGGTATCCGTTGTCCCGGAACCATTTCAGGTACGCGGCGGACTCGCCGGCGCGTTGCACGTGGTGGAAGCGCGCGACGAGCACCTGTCCGTCGACCACGGTGGCGCCGTTGGCCGCGAACACCATGTCGGGCAGACCGGGCAGCGGTTCGAGCAGCTCGACACGATGCCCGAGATCGACGTACAGGTCGCGCAGCCATTCCCACTGCGCGATGGCCAGCTCGGTGTCCGTCGGTTTCTTCGGGTCCATCCAGGGATTGATCGAGTACTCGACGTCGAAGTACGTCGGCCTGACCATCAGGTAGTGCCGTTGGGTGGCAGTCCGTGACACGCTTCCTCCACGCGGTTTTGGGCGTCTTTCGCCACCGGACCCTGGGTAAGTGCCCGGTTTCGTCGTATTCGGTGCTATTTCTGGGTTTCGGAGAGTTTGACCTCGATCTTCCCGGCGAGGTCGTTCGCGTTGCGCATGGCTTCGTCGAAGGACGCGCCCAGCGCGCCGATGCCGCCGAAGATGTTGTTGCCGAGCGGAGGGCGTTTGATCAGGTCACCCGGCTTGGCGAAGATCTTGAGGTAGTACAAGGAGTCCGATTCGTTCACCGCGGGCGGGACGTCGATCGAGGCGATCACGCCGCCGGGGCAGATCAGGCACATCGCGGCGGTGTGCAGTCCCGTCGGGCTGAAGTGGTGGACATCCGGCCGCACGCCGCGAGAGACGTCCATGAGCCCCTTGATCGGGTCGTACCCGGCCGAAAGCCGCGCCATATGGTCGAGTCCCCCGCCACCGGGCCGGACGGCGATCTCCAGCAGGAACGGTTTGCCCTGGTGGAATCGGACCTCGGCGTGCAGCGCGCCGCGGGTGAGCCCCTGCGCCCGCACTCCGGCGGCCACCACCGCGTGCACTTCGGTCACCTGCTCTGCGGTGAGCGACGTGGGCGCGTGGTGCACGTCGTCGTCGAACGTCTCGCCCTCCGAAGTTACTCTGTCCACAATGGATCCGAGGTAGACCTCGTCGTCCCATGCCACCGCTTCGATGAGGTGCTCGTGACCGTCCAGAAAGGACTCGACGAGCAGGCCGTGCGGGCCGAGGTCCAGCCCTTCGGCCTCCATGTTGTACCAGGACATCCCGTCGATGCCTTCGCGCGCCTGCGCGTAGCGTTCCCGCATCTTCTCTTCGTCGTCGACGCGGAAGACGAAGTTGCTGGCCGCGCCGAGTGTCGGCTTGAGGATCACCGGATAGCCGAAGTCCTCGGCCGCTTGCAGAGCCGAATCGAGGTCTTCGACGAACCGGTAGTCCGGATGCGCGGCCCCGCCCTTTTCGTGCGCCTGCCGCATGATCAGCTTGTTCCGGCTGGTCCGCGCCGCGTCGACGCCGATACCGGGCAGGCCGAGCGCTTCCGCGACCGCGGCGACCAGGACCACGCCGGATTCGGAGAAGGTGAGCACGCCGTCGAACGACTCTTCGGCGTGCCAGGCCTTGGCGTGCCGGATCAGGTCGTCGATGTGGTTGCTGCCGGCGATCCGGTAGCGCTCGGACGGCCAGAGATCCTCGGTCCCGATCCCGTTGAGCACGTACAGCACGCCACCGAAATCCTCGATCTGCTGATACCGGGGCAGGTAGTAGTAGGAGTTCTGGCTGGCTTCCAGCGCGAGCAGTTTCACGACACACCTCGCAGGGCAGGACGGATCGGGTGGACACCGGCCGCTCGCGCGAGCGGCCGGTCGAGCGGTTCGAGTCCGGTCGGGACCGGGTCGGCGCCGGTCAGGCGCGCGGCCAGGGACCGGGCGATCAGCGGGGCGAACTTGAACGACGAGCCGCCGCACGCCGCGTAGGTCAGGACCCGGTCGCCGAGGACGGCGAGCATCGGGCCGAGGGTGGAGCGCCGGGCGAGGTAGTGGCAGTCCCGGGTGTCGACCAGCCAGTCCCGGCGGAAGCCAGGGATCAGCGTGGAGAATGTGTCGATCAGGTGTTCACGCCACCACGAGGGCACCGTGGCGCCGCCGATCTCGTCGACCATGCGGCACGCGCTCGCGGCGCTGAGCTTCAACGGCGTCCCGGCCACGGGCGGCACCAGCCACGCGCCCCCGTCGGAGCCGAGCGACGTGATCGCCGGGGTCGCGGCCCACGCGGCGGCGTCGGCGGGCGGGACGTCGCAGTAGAGCATCGTCTGCCGGTGCAGCACGAGTTCCCTGGACAGCGCGGGGGCCAGCAGGTCCCGGGACCACGGGCCGGCCGCCACCAGGACGGCGTCACCGCGGAGGGTCTCACCGTCGGCCAGCCGGACCTCGGCCCGGTCGGCGTCGATCCCGGCCACCTTGCGATGCGGATGGAGTTCCGCCTTCGCGTGCCATCTCAGCCGAGTGGCGCACGCGGTCAGTACGCGATCGGCGAGCAGGACCCCCGCGTGCGACTCGAAGATCGCGCCCGTCCCGGGCACGAACCCGGCGTGCGGGAATTCCGCGGCGAGTTCGTCGGCGCCGAGCACTTCGGCCTTCGATCCGGCCGCGGTGAGCAATTCCCGCGCCGCCGTCGCCGCGTGCGCCGGAAGCGCGGTGAGCGCGCCGACCTGTTCGTAGAACGGCGTGGACAGCAGGTGTTCGAGATCGATCCACGCGTGATGCGCGGCGACGGCGGCCGCCGTGGTGGCGGGGTCGTCGGCGTGCAACGCGCGCAGCACGCGATGACGGTCGAACGACGTCGCACCGGAGAACGGGATGTCCGCCTGATCGGCGATCACCACTTCGTGCCCGGTCGACACACACTTCAGCGCGGTCAGCAGCGCGATGACACCACCGCCCGCGAACACGACTCGCATGGTCTTCCCCCTCCGGGCGAGACTTCGTTCGGGCACCACGAGGTACCCGGATGCCACTGCTGGGTGGTGGCATCCGGGCCTTGCCCCCGTCGGGCAAGGATTTCAGGAGGCGCGCGGGGTCACGAACGTGTCGTTGATGACGTAGCCGTCGAGGCCGTACGTCTCCCCGTACTCGATGAGATCGCTGGTGCGGTTGAGGAAACCGCGCCCGTTGTTGTTCAGCGAGGTGTTGCACAGCACGCTGAACCCGGTCTGCTCACGGAACGCCTCGAGCAGGTCGGTGATACCGGCGTTGCGCTCGCGCGTCACCGTCTGGGTGCGCGCGGTGCCGTCGACATGCGTGATGGCCTTCAACTCGTCGGAGGTGACGTGGTTGAAATACAGCATGTACGGATCCTCGACCGAGCCGACGAACCACTGGGGAGCGTCGGATTCCAGCGCGATCGGGGCGATCGGGCGGTAGTCCTCGCGGCGCTTGATCTTGTTGAGCCGCACGGTGGTGTCCACGGTGAACGGCGCGGCGAGGATCGACCGGTTGCCCAGCGCCCGCGGGCCCATCTCGTACCGGCCGCGCGCCCAGCCGATGATGTTGCCGTCCTTGAGATACTTCGCGACCTCACTCGCCACGAGCGGCCGTGTCTCGTACTTGGCGGGATCCGGGACGACGTCCTCGACGAAGTTCTCCCCCGCGTAGACGTCCCATTCGATGGTCGCCTGCCCGGTGTAGAACCATTGCGCGTCGATGGCCGTGCCCAGTGCGGAACCGCTGTCGTTGGGGCACGGCGGTACGAACACCGACGAGAACAGGCCGCTCTCCCGCCACAAGCGGTTCCAGTCGCAGTTCAGGCCGCAGCCACCGGAGATCAGCAGTGGCAGACCTTCTGTCAGGTTCTTTTCGGCGTAGTCGTAGAACCGGTCGAAGATCGCCTGCGAGTGCTTCGCCGCCGCGTTGCGATATTCCTGCGACCAGACACCGG is a genomic window containing:
- a CDS encoding TauD/TfdA family dioxygenase; the protein is MTSKQETLVSTFAEVALTDEVRDTIGSDLRSFPNPVDDIDRSLAMLRVAFAKLPIDQLQTILDFGRHVDTPGVALVRNLPVDPELPETPIDGEPSKDKKTFVAETVLLGLSQLLGEPVGFTTEKSGRLVHDVVPVSAGARSQTNQSSHVFLNFHNDIVHDEVGRYDVSNPDFLVLNCVRQDGNKEAVTYYADGRDISAALAPEVLDVLRRPLFRLNAPGSYVRDVAKGADVLSDLVAVISGPAESPEVAISANGVVGETVEAEQALEELQRVCREVAHQVKLEPGTALLINNRKGLHARSQFFARHNGRDRWLQRTYIRRSLWTIRYRGTAEDRRVH
- a CDS encoding HAD-IIIA family hydrolase, producing the protein MSDLDYTIVIPTTGRENLHTLLAGIEAAGEPRPARIIVADDRPGGDDLRLPPSSTEIEVVRSGGRGPAAARNAGWRRAETEWIAFLDDDVVIGSDWPRKLAEDLLPLGPETAASQARLVVPLPPDRRPTDDERGTAGLETARWITADMAYRRSVLAEVGGFDERFPRAYREDSDLALQIAKVSHLIARGERVTVHPPKRSGPLASLRAQRGNADDALMRHKHGVLWRQQTGAGHGRLERHALATVSAAGAVALFALGHRKAATAAAGVWAGLTAEFAARRIAPGPLTPGEVSRMLLTSVLIPPAACYHRLRGELRHRLARRPQALLFDRDDTLIVDVPYLDDPGGVRPVPGARELLHGIRAAGIRIGVVSNQSGVAKGLITPDRLAAVNARVEQVLGPFGTWQVCVHDDGDGCACRKPAPGLVRQAAEALGVDVRRCVVIGDTGADVDAALAAGARGILIPTARTLPEEIARARRRATVARDLAEAVHLAVAGTR
- a CDS encoding glycosyltransferase family 9 protein, producing MNVLVARMDNLGDVLLAGPCVRAVAAGAERVVLLTGPRGRAAGELLPGVDEVISWCAPWIDPEPPPVTQEDTDALVRRLRGFSFDAALILTSFHQSPLPLALLLRMAGVPWIGAVCEDYPGSLLDLRHRVAGDPPEPVRMLSLAEEAGFSLPPGDDGGLAIREPLPPVDGLVGDEGYVVFHPAASVPARQPSAERSAAIVRALSDAGYHVVVTGSPSESTLTKEVAGDALDLGGRTGLSELAAVLAGADVVVAPNTGPAHLAAAVGTPVVSLFSPVVPASRWAPYGVPSEVLGDQHAACRDSRARVCPVPGHPCLDRLAPEAVVDAVARLSRVSSRHPARR
- the ddaH gene encoding dimethylargininase — its product is MSRTATQRHYLMVRPTYFDVEYSINPWMDPKKPTDTELAIAQWEWLRDLYVDLGHRVELLEPLPGLPDMVFAANGATVVDGQVLVARFHHVQRAGESAAYLKWFRDNGYRYVRQAQWVNEGEGDYLVAGNTILAGTGFRTNPEAHNESREFFGRPVTRLTLIDPRYYHLDTALAVLDDDTVMYYPGAFSEESRLLLKELYPDAISASESDAAVFGLNAVSDGKHVVLPQAATELTAQLREHGFEPIGADLSELLKAGGSVKCCTLELRAG
- a CDS encoding SDR family oxidoreductase → MADRLRPPQQQEPPGVTSKMDPRPRDSMEDYEGRELLAGKRALITGGDSGIGRAVAIAFAKEGADVAIAYLNEHEDAKYTEERVRAEGRECLLLPGDLAEAAQCREIVDRTVKELGGLDILVNNVATQWPVDSPEELTDEQWTHTFDVNIHSFFRVTNAALPHLGEGSVIINTGSVNGLRGNKSLIDYSATKGAVHAWTYAMAQALADRGVRINCVAPGPVWTPLIPSTFPPEKVEKFGLQVPFERAAHPDDLAPSYVFLASNRLSSYYSGEVIAALGGETTPG
- a CDS encoding cation:proton antiporter, whose translation is MDSAVRDRGGRTTLRRIVVGTALIAVPAVVVVVVLGLGSAYAPVASTGAKAAGGGPDTYARLLVALPVILGACYLAGVLARRLGQPAVIGEIVAGILLGPSLFGLVWPGAFGWLFPGGVVSAINILSQLGLIFFMYLVGSEIDLAAVRARGFTAVTVSQVSIALPMVCGIVLALGMYPTFGGDVGFLAFGLFIAVSMSVTAFPVLARILTDRGLSKTPLGALALTCAAVDDVAAWCLLAVVVAVSQGGTPSEVFLTVGLTLVFVVVMLSVVRPLLAKALARVPESAVLAILLGGIMLSALATNEIGIHAIFGAFLFGVIAPRNDPVVTRAAGKLGSVTLTLLLPLFFAYTGLHTEFSLLGSGSLWLWTVVITAVAVFGKWAGSTTAARLTGVGWRESLSLGALMNCRGLTELVVLNVGLQLKVISPAVFAMLVIMTLVSTIATAPALTFIAKFGKKSGKDSDKTAGPAAAEKR
- a CDS encoding catalase is translated as MAQHREDAKDEQLGGSRVDPGQSALTTQQGVRVDHTNDSLTAGARGPTLLEDFHAREKITHFDHERIPERVVHARGAGAYGFFEAYDDALADYTVAEFLTSGEKIPVFVRFSTVAGSRGSADTVRDVRGFATKFYTRQGNYDLVGNNMPVFFIQDGIKFPDFVHAVKPEPRNEIPQAQSAHDTFWDFVSLQPESLHMVLWLMSDRALPRSYRMMQGFGVHTFRLVNADGKGTFVKFHWKPVLGTHSLVWDECQKIAGKDPDFNRRDLWDAIEAGQYPEWELGVQLVDEDSEHDFDFDLLDATKIIPEEQVPVRPVGRMVLDRNPDDFFAETEQIAFHTANVVPGIDFTNDPLLQARNFSYLDTQLIRLGGPNFSQLPVNRPIAPVHTNQRDGHGQQSIHKGRTSYFPNSLGGGCPAIADSGVFRHYTEAVAGHKIRERSESFKDFYSQATLFWNSMSPVEREHIVAAFRFELGKVEDREVRARTVAELNNVDHDLAARVAEGIGVSVPAAPAMPHHDRSSRALSQLNQPSVAPASRKVAVLAADGVDTIGVGRLVEALTEQGAIAEVLAPTEAELRPGGEGGPLRPDRQLNTMASVLYDAVAVPCGPGAINILERDGYAVHFVAEAYKHGKPVAAFGSGVDLLRRAGVTSKLADDTETLIDQGVVTTTAAEATLPDGFFASFLAQLGEHRSWLRQTDAIPA